From a region of the Candidatus Limnocylindria bacterium genome:
- a CDS encoding DUF6457 domain-containing protein codes for MNDFFSALAKRWSDAAHSRGATIDEPMLDAGVAEEILELARVVSHTKERRFAPLATFTAGVAAERLRASKGALDPGAAASYIREVREALEREAPSP; via the coding sequence ATGAACGACTTCTTCTCTGCCCTCGCCAAGCGCTGGAGCGACGCGGCGCACAGCCGCGGCGCGACCATCGACGAGCCCATGCTCGACGCCGGCGTCGCCGAGGAGATCCTCGAGCTCGCGCGCGTGGTCTCGCACACGAAGGAGCGCCGCTTCGCTCCGCTCGCGACGTTCACCGCCGGCGTTGCGGCGGAACGTTTGCGCGCTTCGAAAGGCGCGCTCGACCCGGGCGCCGCGGCCTCGTACATCCGCGAGGTGCGAGAGGCGCTGGAGCGCGAGGCCCCATCACCATGA